A genome region from Planctomycetia bacterium includes the following:
- a CDS encoding recombinase family protein: protein MVSQPTIPAVAYLRRSTNRQERSLEDQRREIEAYAQQHGYRILRWYTDSGISGDATERRLEFLAMHKAATSSRDFEVILCWDYSRFGRFDSIEAGRWIHPLRQAGVKLVTVAEGVVDWDCFTGRIMNALHAEGKHSFLTDLSRNVARSLSGIAKEGFLCGQAAPYGYDRMLVDERGEHRQRVRTSEKFSKPRGWRTTLVLSDDPSKVAIVRWLFQQYADTDTGLRSLTDQLNARGVPGPTGGPWYAASIKAILENHNYTGTFTGAKRREGKYHSVAAGQVRERDRGEVTLSPAGKPHAVANPREAWIVVEGAHEALIDEELFERVQAKIVDRRRNTPGAAYRTHTKENGDAYLLSGLVFCAQCGCKMHGSTLKAKGHSYPKYTCSTYCRAGKNNPSGCGCHGVLQDKLVDVVVRKLQTTVLTERNLERLRVALRQQINERRNQANNGSDGLRKQLAELNREIDRAAENFLRAPAELLDLIGGKLSAMKRQRDHLADQLKLAKASTKANDTDAQVEAAVSRLWRLGEDMAKAEPARRREVFRQLVSRIDLRFDKVQRGKRTECPLNSGEIHLRTTEERIFGSVNRGDTI from the coding sequence CGCCGACTTGAGTTCTTGGCGATGCACAAGGCGGCGACGTCGAGCCGGGACTTCGAAGTGATTCTCTGCTGGGACTATTCGCGGTTTGGGCGCTTCGACAGCATCGAAGCCGGACGCTGGATTCATCCGCTGCGGCAAGCGGGAGTGAAGCTGGTGACCGTTGCGGAAGGCGTGGTCGACTGGGACTGCTTCACCGGTCGAATCATGAACGCCCTGCATGCCGAAGGCAAACACTCCTTTTTGACGGATCTCTCCCGGAACGTGGCACGCTCACTCTCCGGGATTGCCAAGGAAGGCTTTCTTTGTGGTCAGGCAGCGCCGTACGGCTACGACCGCATGCTGGTCGATGAACGCGGCGAACATCGCCAGCGGGTTCGCACCAGCGAAAAGTTCAGCAAGCCTCGCGGCTGGCGTACGACGTTGGTGCTCTCGGACGACCCGAGCAAGGTGGCGATCGTCCGCTGGCTATTTCAGCAATACGCCGATACAGACACCGGCCTCCGCAGTCTTACCGATCAACTCAACGCCAGGGGAGTTCCTGGACCAACCGGCGGGCCGTGGTACGCCGCCTCGATCAAGGCCATCCTGGAAAACCACAACTACACAGGCACGTTCACGGGGGCCAAGCGCCGCGAGGGCAAATACCACAGCGTTGCCGCGGGCCAAGTGCGTGAACGCGACCGTGGCGAAGTGACGCTCTCACCGGCTGGCAAACCCCACGCGGTCGCCAACCCCCGCGAGGCATGGATCGTTGTCGAGGGCGCTCACGAGGCGCTCATCGACGAGGAACTGTTCGAGCGGGTCCAAGCGAAGATCGTGGATCGTCGGCGCAATACGCCCGGCGCGGCCTATCGGACGCACACCAAGGAAAACGGCGACGCTTACCTGCTCTCTGGACTCGTGTTCTGCGCCCAGTGCGGCTGCAAGATGCATGGCAGCACGCTCAAGGCGAAGGGACATTCGTACCCTAAGTACACCTGCTCGACCTATTGCCGGGCCGGCAAAAACAACCCGTCCGGGTGCGGCTGCCACGGCGTCCTACAGGACAAATTGGTCGACGTGGTCGTTCGCAAGCTTCAGACGACCGTGCTCACAGAACGCAATCTAGAGCGTCTACGTGTCGCCCTACGGCAGCAGATTAACGAGCGACGTAATCAGGCGAACAATGGCTCAGACGGCCTCCGCAAGCAGTTGGCCGAGTTAAACCGGGAAATCGATCGGGCCGCCGAAAACTTCCTGCGAGCACCAGCTGAACTTCTCGACTTGATCGGCGGGAAGTTATCGGCCATGAAACGTCAGCGAGACCACCTTGCTGACCAACTGAAACTGGCAAAGGCGAGTACCAAGGCCAATGACACGGACGCCCAAGTGGAGGCCGCGGTTAGCCGCCTGTGGCGACTGGGCGAGGATATGGCCAAAGCCGAACCGGCCCGCCGTCGCGAGGTCTTCCGCCAATTGGTGAGCCGAATCGACCTGCGGTTCGACAAGGTCCAGCGCGGAAAGCGGACAGAATGCCCGCTGAATTCAGGTGAAATCCACCTACGAACGACCGAAGAGAGGATCTTCGGTTCTGTAAATCGGGGCGACACGATTTGA
- the rpmF gene encoding 50S ribosomal protein L32 — MAVPKRKQSNARTGSRRAHDFKTPKQLHFCPQCSTAVPSHVVCPKCGYYMGRTMVQVEE; from the coding sequence ATGGCCGTACCCAAACGCAAGCAATCGAATGCCCGCACCGGGTCCCGCCGGGCGCATGACTTCAAGACGCCGAAGCAACTGCATTTCTGCCCGCAGTGCAGCACGGCGGTTCCGTCCCACGTGGTCTGCCCGAAATGCGGCTACTACATGGGCCGCACGATGGTGCAGGTCGAAGAATAG
- a CDS encoding tetratricopeptide repeat protein, with the protein MDAKTQLSPCTRVRRSAAFAAGCALAISIGCRLPCYDGPSAKNVLASRQLVQQGMREIERGEWKGAEQHFATAVKQCPADHEAHRLYAETLWKAGRQQEALVEINEALRIAGDDEQSLVRHAEMRLARSEFEQALDAARRALDVNPQSADAWAVRGKIWQTSGDLSRAAADFHQSLGIEPARRDALVALAEIYRCQSEPQRALANLRALAETYPVDEVPREVLEQQAQALLALNRPADAAEQLAVACRRGAPALPLWLAMADCQLQAGQTQAALVTLDQAQAFWPGSPEVAQQAANLNRNPRTLLTSRP; encoded by the coding sequence ATGGATGCCAAAACGCAATTATCGCCCTGTACGCGCGTCCGCCGTTCTGCGGCGTTCGCGGCGGGCTGTGCACTGGCAATTTCGATCGGCTGCCGCCTTCCGTGCTACGACGGGCCTTCCGCCAAGAACGTGTTGGCCAGCCGGCAACTGGTCCAGCAAGGCATGCGGGAAATAGAACGGGGCGAATGGAAGGGGGCGGAACAGCACTTCGCCACGGCCGTCAAGCAATGTCCGGCCGATCACGAGGCCCATCGACTCTACGCCGAGACCCTCTGGAAAGCTGGGCGGCAACAGGAAGCCCTGGTCGAAATCAACGAAGCCCTGCGGATCGCTGGCGACGATGAACAATCGCTCGTCCGACACGCCGAAATGCGGTTGGCCCGGTCGGAATTCGAGCAGGCGTTGGACGCCGCCCGTCGGGCCTTGGACGTCAATCCGCAGTCCGCGGACGCTTGGGCGGTCCGGGGAAAAATCTGGCAAACCAGCGGAGATTTGAGCCGCGCCGCCGCCGACTTCCATCAATCGCTCGGCATAGAACCAGCACGCCGCGACGCCCTCGTCGCCCTGGCCGAGATTTATCGCTGCCAAAGCGAACCGCAACGGGCGCTCGCCAACTTGCGGGCCTTGGCGGAAACCTATCCCGTCGATGAGGTTCCCAGAGAAGTTTTGGAGCAGCAGGCCCAAGCGCTCTTGGCGCTCAATCGACCGGCGGACGCTGCGGAGCAGCTTGCCGTGGCCTGTCGGCGGGGAGCGCCGGCGTTACCGCTGTGGCTGGCCATGGCGGATTGCCAATTGCAGGCCGGACAAACCCAGGCCGCGCTGGTCACACTGGACCAGGCTCAGGCCTTCTGGCCCGGCTCGCCGGAGGTCGCCCAACAAGCGGCGAACCTCAACCGGAACCCGCGGACTTTGCTGACATCGCGCCCGTAG